The DNA region cttttccaaatctactctcatataacttgtaacagaatccataaacatttatttcgggtagattacttgcgtaatttgtgatggaaaagaatccaacacacactaaataaatccacccacgcattacttttactaatcaagttgtcaacatgcagttaaaagtaaacaaccctgatctttgaacaacatcatacaatttaacctttctaagtcatttgtacgatttttgtgttgtgaggttgttagtttggactttggaagacttgattgatgattttagttcaactttaaatgtttattttcattgtctttgattctagttagaatgcttatgctatgattgtgttggagatgttaaaatttaaaatttcaatgtttttcattttttgaaaaaaaacaaaaaacaaaaaacaaaaaaccgaaactgaaacgaaaaaaaccgaaaaaaaagaactgaaccgaaatttcggtttggtttcggttttggcaaaaaaccgaaccaatttgaaccgaacccacccctagcgtaatgaagtaaggtgagtcttggaacgattcgaagatttcgcaactaaggtcatatcgtggacctccaagatattgcaatatccttaacagtaaagacataaccattcgggGATTTTGTCTTGTGCGGGTTTAATAAGTAACTAgtgtcagcataacaaacaaagCAAGCATCATTCCGAGGATCAAGGGATTGGATCCGCTCGAGATGTGTTGGGATTTGCCCTcgtagtaccttcagggtatgtctttaataccaattcagtggttgcgtgtaTGCGTGGTGCTATATCTTTACCAATAAATCAACAACGAAAGAGATGTCTTGTttaatacaatgagctaagtacaatgaagtgcaaagttgaactttagatatggaatttcagattccataacctcttcaagggtctcatttgcatataacgtatggacgaaCACAAGTATACTCAAAAGTAACACCTTCAGGGTGTAGTTCAACTGATAGACCAAAGTATCATTAGAACAATGTttcaacttcaggtcaaggcataaacaagttttcccaagatccttcatctcaaattccatcttggcaattttctcaagctcttccggagtcttagtgagattcatgtcatttgACATAACTGTAACTTTAGCAATTCAGAATAAgatttcatagtttaacacgtaAGGGCATAATTTATATCCCTAATTGATCAATTAATCACTTAGATGGGTATACCACATCTGTCGGAttgcttcaatccataagtgaacgcctcaaacaagttaagagggtgttccgtggtttggaactatttgaatcagtccatgtaattcttcgggaacttacatgtaaatcttcgtatctatatccccatggagaaatgttaaccacatttcataatgctgcaaTCAATCACATGGTTACTTTtcatcatatcgcactatttcattctctTATAACGCTtcatttcccacttgtaacacaataGGGTTACTTTaggcagtgtaggaacgataggtctaaacacactttggtaaggaatttaacttggattgttattttggttgtccaatcagttatACGTTGtcattttaatcaatggaactTGGTTCGATAtcatcgcttttcatttatgtcgatagctaccatataagtgaaaacatcatcgatgataatctcattccaattccattatctcatccaaactagtatactagaccaagaacttcaagtcttggGAGTAATTTGAATTAATCtcataagatggaaaagatttGAGACAATGATCGAATATGGATTCATTATGTGTCGTGCCTTCTTTTtatagggaagtgaatcctatgaacCGAGTGATATGTCGTGCTTCAAGTCAAGATAAATTGATTCGTTATTCGCCAGTGTACCTGACCGTTCAACATGGGCGGTACACCCTTCAGGGATGTTGACTTTACGTTGGTTATGTACGTCTATCCTTGTAGGCATGTTAGCAGTTGGTaaatgatctcgtcactttagctagatcagagaaatgcatctggagcaacattctgaagcTAGAATACATCGCAtatgcttatcacacttgtgcggtaCAGGGATCGAGATGAGATATAGTGGGCAATATCCATGAAAATTCACGTCATTCTACAGgaatgttgacgttcttatctctccTAACGGCAGGAaaactgtctcattaaagtgacaacccgtaaataagcggtaaagagatcacGTGCAAGGGTCTAAGAGActtagtgtgaaggagaatcataatcgaTAAAGATTCACTTCCTTATTTGAAGACCCATGTTAGTGCGTAGCGGcagcgcaacttggcacatggagtGCACatccaaatgcgtaaatacaaAAAGCATCAGGTTCATACCCAGTAACCAAttgtaacgtcatataggttgggtggcaatgggcctcaaggtgGACCAACATAACTATGTACacgattgcatagccctaggcagaaaccgaaaacttggtacgtttaccaaaatcTTGGCGATCATtgaaattgcgctttatgatcgctaagcgaggctatttggggtgaacataggaattcgatgttcaattataaacccaaaagacatgcaatactttattgaAAAActgtcgatataaactctccaaCATTATCCAGTCTTCTGGACTTtatgggataagtagggtggtaaACCCTTAATTGGCCAGGAGGTTTAGCAGCAGTGTGTGTGGACAAATATGTGACCAGTTTGtagattcatcaaccaaaatcataagtatttatatggtccttaTTTTGGTTAGATTAGTCTATATACATTCctttgaatccactgtgaaaagagGGTCGTTTCATATCTTTGCGAGGGatgattttgaaaatcaatttccctaatgagcaggCTTGGCAAGGTGTGCTTAgaggcacaagatccttacttcgagTAAAGAGATGCGTTGTAGTATCATTGTTTGatctaagtgtcccaaaaggtcatGCCAAAACAAGTATACTGCTCAATCACTAGGCTCCAAGCCGGCCACATATGGTGTTTTCCCAGTTGGTAGACAACCCATTGGCCCTAAATCAAAGCTTTAAGCTCATTTTTAGAGGtagtgcaaagatatttcactctattttcttcagtggtttcattcatGATCATTATCATCTCAAATATCGTTTAAAACTTAACAACaaggagaatttaaggtccttTAAATGGTAATTCAGTACCATTaatacaacgaggagcgtgccaatgctcttaattagGTTGGATAAACTTaaagtcgttgttagagatgtgatttaggtgtaaaatTAGTGTGTGTAGTATCAAATTCatccaaacaactaactttcccacattcctacttaatcatgtgtttaattgaattcggtcacatgtatacaagcaacatgattcaattaactcattttcgaggacaatatcaataagattatccataagtcaAACAAACATCAAacgtgaatccaagaacatggaaaaatgttcacaaagtaaatggtttaataaggggattcggccaagAAAGCCATTCATGTCAAAATTATGCTCTTCCAAGGATGTTTGGTTGAGCAAAATTAGTatcacatattgactacgagAGTGGTACTCCTTAACGACATTGGTAAGGGCACGAAcaagtgcataaccaatgatctattccatcgaaacggaagtagattctgcagggttaACGCTTGGGAAtactatcccttattcttgaagttttaggtcttaggtgccaaggatcatgcttctggcatgatGCCATACCTTGGCAAGCCccgattctaccatatgttggaaaaacaaactcaaaattagATTATGAGAGAGACAGACCCCGAATTGGGTTTGGTAGGCTGAAGTTGGAGGGGTCTGTTTGGTAGGCCTCTGCCGAATTAAAGTAGTACCATTCGGTGCACCTCTACCAAAGAAGAACATGCCCTTTGGTGCATCCGGAAGCAGGGCATTACCATTCAGTAAGCTCTGACCAAACTGGGTTTAGCTATTCGATAGACTCCAACTGAACTGAGTCTATACCGTTCGGTAGACTTCAACCAAACTGGGTCTATACCTTTCTCTCATGTTTGTGGTAGAAATCATAtccaagaatttggtaaacttccgcttTCTCACTGTTGCTTCAGGAgtgagttagaaacatggaaggacgagaaaagtattctctagtcaaaattcgatcagatttataaactttagaatcgtactcattcatggacgtaatcatggtgtgcttcaggcaatgtcttGTATGATTAAACAGTCCATaggagcgagccaaagagccatgtaATCCTCGTTTAGGAGATACTTCCGTTTATAATGCTCTGGGCATAAGTCTTTGGATGAAGATCATggtggaggcttattcagctcttccatgccattgttggctacaattatttctcagcttcttgatagtcaagtggagattcacgtcttatacctcacataaagtggtttccaTTAGAAACGATCAAATAAGGGAAATTGAACTTGTGACGGTTCAACAATCCATTGAATTGGAGGGaccaagattgtgattggtgttaTGGGAATGAATTATCCATaaacatcaaagttagaacattcgagttctaagacatggttttcatgaaaaaacgtcgagttttcatgggtgtatttgttttatgaaaacttcgggtttcaacggcactaaatttgaaactacaggttcaatttagtttatgaacgtttagttcataaaagagaggttcctgcaaaaacacagaatgcaatatgttgatttaagtgtagtggatttgagttgctttgggaactcaagtgtgagtgcttcgggactacgaaagtgagttaacaattcaaagaaaagaaataaaatattgaattgttaatgtccaaaagtgatctttagGTCAATAGTTTTGGATGTCTTGTTAGATTAAAggactgcaggtcacttttaattaattcaataaattgggacCATTcggggtcgattgtagaagcaaaaataatgatttcAGGTCATATTCACTTTAGATAGCTTCAGgccaaataattaagaaaatataGCCTTGTGTGGCTTTAACAAAAAAcatccataattttttttagtatagtTATGGAACAGGAATGCCAAAAACAGGacattgggttaaaaaaaaaaatcatatcccAACACGTGTGGGTTGGTTGTGTGAAGCACAACCATACAACAAGCTGCAGGCCTTGGGCTACATAATATGGCTGCACAACAGCCCATAAAAGCACGCAAGTTGTAAGCTTGCAGCAGAGGAAAACAAGCCCAATAGGGTTGTGAAGGAAAAAACCCTCAGCCTTAGCTAGGTATGGGTTAAGTGTGCAAGAAAAGCCCAGTtgcactggcttggtcttggcgCGTACCTGAGTGTGATAGGTCCAACGAAAAAAATTGCTAGTATGTGGGCCAAAAGCTGCAAGCTTTCAGTAAGGAGCCCAGGCATATGCCTAATTCTTACACACATGCAACAAGCCCAAAAAGGCTGCTGCTTCACATTTCCAGTGTCTAAGCCTCGAGCTGCAGGCTCGGCCTAGGGTGAGGTCGGTGTGGTGGCGTAGCTCTAAGCCGCGGCTCAGTCGTAGATTTCCCAAATTTGAATttcctctttttattttttttcaaattctaagttttgtaaaaagaaccaaaattgcttttattttctttcaatcgacaaatatatgaaacatatgcaatatatatcggaagaacaatataaatgtagggggttcatgcatcatggggaacgttttcatgcttcatggtcgtttcaaatatcttcctttattttaagtgtGCTTGATTAgtagaaaacaataaaagcccTTGAATCTGTAAAAGATCCTTCTCGGAAAGccttgcatctccaatgcgttgtatcacgttcaacatagaaaaattaaaattgaatcaatagcatgtagatcaatttaataaaataataaattaatcataaaaagaatgattaaaacgtaatattcccctaattgaagatcaaactctttTTAGCGCAActtcaagagcgtgctgataacgtgttgtaggcataatttactaaacaattagcgaggccatagagagaggggtgcggcaatagttgagagaagagagagatgtgtaattttGAGGCGTGTtgtattccaccccattgtgcttttttttttttttggtagcaGTAGGatttacccttttaggattacaactcttcataggtaatcaactcctaataggaatataagagatattcctagatccactagaatttacacaatcacattcctaatctaatacgACTGCAACATTGTGAgagttttaaataaaaaattgataaaattatatttaagatTTGCCATGTGGCGAGATTTGATTGAATTGTAGTGTCACTCAGCAAATCCAGTGGCAAGCAAAGCCCTAAGCAAGTTTCTCCCaatcaatagaaaataagcacgttaatcaatacttagTAATAATCTAATCGCCACTTAGTACCatgatctagtgatattcctttttACTTGTGTAACGACCCATCCCCAAAAATTAcgatttttctaattttaaaacgtgaatttacgaaaataccATTCGAGGCAAatacgttgacttttgttgaccgccTTGTCGTGTCACGTAAGATCTGTTTTCTTGGCGTATCAtcatagtactcgtcgctacgaatGCATGGGCACAAACGGAACACAATTTGGAGTTCTAACGAAGGAGTTATTAATGAAGTCGATGACAAAATGGTCAATTGATCATTTTCTAGAAGGCTCCAAATTGTTGGTGCAAAATTTGGGAAGCCATGTGTGTGGCCAAGATTGaaggaaatgagagaaatgGACGGTGGAGATGgaaaagaaaggagagaaaagggaggaACCAGaccaatgagaaggagagaggtgAGGAATGAACCAATAGGAggggaaagaaaaagggaaatgaaggaagagagaaaaaagggAACGGGCTGAGTTCCCATTGCTTGTGACCCGACCCGTGCCTGCAACAATTTTTGACGGGTTTTTGTCCATTTTTTTCAACGATTCATGGCCTACCACCCATACCAAACACCTACCCAACCTCTCATCGTTCATTTCCACCCAAAACCCACCTAGATTGACCTAGTTTGAGGAGAACATAACTCGTGGGTTCCTAAGGTGTCCTGGTGAGATCCGCCAAATTAGAAAGttccaaccaccaccaccaccaccaccattaaaATCCTCTTGAGACATGGAATAAAACCCAAACAACCTTGGAGGTGGCAGATCTCCAGAGAAGTTGAATCGAAGCCACCCATTTTTAAGGTTTCCGGCGGGTTTGAGGAAAATTGGGGTTTTTCCAGACCAAATTGGCTTTAGTCACAGGTATAAAAGTTGTTcccctcattgagatcttcattcctgtaaaatttgggaatttttggAGCTGTTGGATTTTCTGACGAGTCGAGGCGGTCGGTAAAGGAAAACCCCGAGGTTCCTCCTTAGGTTTTTCGACGTGCCGAATCCGAATCCGGCATCTATTTTCCTAAATTCTATCGTTTAGGTATAGTTTTACTAAAGGGTCTCTAATTGTGTTTAGGGGCGTTGGCGGGAAGAGACGTCATCCTCACTAATTCGAGCAGTTTTCGGGCAATAAAATCTTTGAGTTGACCCCTTCTTAACTTAcctatttttaataaatattaacctagcatgcatttcatatttcgtgcatttaatatgttttatattatgtttttccGATTTCTATAATTATGGTTTAGATAGAATTCATGATTTATTTAAATTGCTTTACGGAATATTTATAACTTATTGAATTTACATTTAATAACGGTTATGAATTATTGGAATTGCATATATGAAACTCATTGGATTTAAGAATATGTTTTTATATACGATTTATGAAATGAGATTTTGAACCATTGAGATTTGGTGATTTGGCTTGAGATTTTTAGGTATGTTTTTAGTACTTAcctagtgggttatcatacgACACATCTGCATGCCACGGGTATAgatgtctatggccataggacacagaTGATGGAGAAGTGAGATATGATATATTACATACCCTCAGCTTCACTGCCGAAAGCAGTGTCAAACAACTTCACTAGCCACGACTAGTGTCGGTGTGGATATGTGCTACTTTATTCAGCTTTACTTTCGAGTGATGGATAGGTTATTTAGCTTCACCTTCAGGTGATGGACAGGttatacagcttcaccttcgggtgatggataGGTACTGCCTTCAAGCGACTATGATACCCTAGTGAAGTACTTCACTAATGAGACTTACGGATTTACCTTTGGGCGATGTTTTTAGCATGATTGAGCACGGTTTTACATGTACATGTTTTACGAAGGCTTTgcatggcatgctaggatttttataaaacctatatgtagtattatatatatgttttcaaaacagggggttaCTATGTTCATAAAGAAAACGGTTTTtctattattaatattataattataaactttggtctACTCATCTTTTCTGTCTTTGCGCCCCCTCAAGAGTTAGTATCGAGGCACATAATCCCGGCATCAGGACTTTACGACATAGGTATCATCGAGTTTTCTCAGTACAGGTCTCATTCCTTTATTCGTATCTTTTCCTAGTAATTCCTTCATATTATTCTGGTTTAGTGGTATGCTTTGAACACATTTCTACTTTGGTATAATAGTTCTAACTACATATCTTGTAGTTGTATGCATGTTTAAATGGCTTCGTCACTCTCGGATGTCGGCCAGCACATGCCTACCCTGGGGATATTAGGATTGAGGCATGTCAACTTATAAGTAAAAGatcttaagtttgattttcattaaaagagaaTTTAAACCACAAGCATGAATTTCGTTTGCTATTCAACATcacacattttaaaattttttggtCAAACGGAATCCAGGCTTGTGACGTTGCATTGATCCTGCATCTTTGATTTTTTCTTGCAAAATCCCGACTTCTGTGCCGGGGTGGCCCTTTTGATCACTCCAAAATGTATTATAGCCTTCAATTATCTAAAAGGAAAACTGCTATTTGTCGTCGATCTGATAACACGAAATGTGCTTACAGCGTACGTCAAGGAGATTAATAAAAGAGAATTAAATAAAATGTGTACACCGTAATTATGTGAGATACTGGGACCTTCAATTTGTTATATAATGGGGTGTTTGATTCAGAATGAAAAAACAACAATTGTAGTCTTGAAAAACTGCAGGAGTGAAACTGATAGAAGGATAGAATAATAGCAGGCAGTGGTTGAATTGTTTTCCGTTTTCATCAACAGCAAAGAAAccaaaatatatacaaatacaaCAATCCAATCATGTCTTCTTCTACGTCATagaaaaaaactaatataagaAAGTAAATATTCTACAGTAATGATGATATATTACAAGGATTCTACAATATATTACAAGGATATTTCTTAATAGAACTCACCGATTGTCCATGAGCATGAGTACTAGCTACAAGGTATGTGTTATAGGCGGTGCAGGCTACATTGGTTCTTGGCTTGTCAAGCAGCTTTTAGAAAAAGGATACACTGTCCATGCAACACTCCGCAACTGGGGTACGTGCGTGACATTTCTAATTGTCAGATTATGAATTAGAATCGTTAATTTACAGTCCTCATAGAACATAATATGTTTCTCGTCTCTCCTGCTTTCTATTTTTCTGTCTCCTAAAATGAATTTTGCTTTTATGAAATATTGACAGATGATGTGTCCAAAGTGAGCCTTCTGAAGAGCCTTCCTGATGCTGATGATAGACTAGTGCTGTTTGAAGCTGACATTTACAACCCAATTGAGTTTGAGCATGCAATTGAAGGCTGTGAGTTTGTTTTCCATGTAGCAACTCCCTTACAACACACTGAAAATTCCCAGGTTTCCCCCTTCATGATCTTGATATACAGTCCTATAGTTTAACACATATTTGATCCAAAACCTATTTTCAAAAGAGGTAATTTGCTCGAGATAACAAAACTATTTTCAATATTAAGATTGGGTCAATCCACCTTTTGTCGTTTTAATGCGAGGTCAATTAAGGGAAATTCTAGCAAGTGGTATTGACCTTTAGCTAGATAGAAAAAATGTTTCTGATAACCTTACTTGAAGAGAAGAATTGTttttagagaactttaacgaaaagctcccgatactgtttactttaacgaaaaaccacatttttacactaaaaagtcaatcatgatactattcactttaccctttattttgtccttatagttaaaattcaaaattttcaagcatttttcgttaattttcctttgtttttatcGATGTATGCTAGAAAATGaaatgaccatggacttatgtTTAAATATGAAACTATTTGTTGATCTAAACCAGATttcctatttttcctattttaaaattttgacatttatatataatgtgatCAAATTACTGCAAAGCAGtacaagaacataaaaattgaTATTTATATCTAACGTGATCAAATTGCAAAGCAGTACAAGAACATAACTGAGGCTGCCATAGCTGGGGCAAAGAGCATTGCAGAATGTTGTCTTAAATCAGGAACAGTTAAGAGGCTAATCTACACAGCATCCGTGGTGGCTGCATCTCCACTGAAAGAGGATGGGAGTGGATTTGGAAACTTGGTGGATGAAACCTGTTGGACTCCTCTCAGTCTTTCATTTGCTGGTTCTAATGGTCATCGTAAGGTACATAAATTTCATAGCCTTTTCTCTTGGATTTTTCTTACTTTTAGTTTATCATTCTCACGGAATCGATGTTGGGGAGAGAAGAATTGAATACAGAACCTCAAGTACCGGTGTAAATGCTCTTAACCACTTAAGTTACGAGCCCTTGCAAATTTCCTAGCTAATCATATATTTCTCCTCTAAATTCAATGTTATGCCAAATGTTTCTGTTCGGACTTTTATGGTCTGCCTTACGCTATCTTTTCAATTATAATTGCAGGCCTATGTGGATTCAAAAACACTTGCAGAGAGAGAAATCTTGAGCTATGGGAACCAAAAAAATGGTGGACTGGAGGTTGTGACTCTGGCCTGTGGCCTTGTTGGGGGTGATGCACTTCTGCCTTTCACATCCTCGAGTGTGGCTGTTTTTATTTCTCAGCTTACAAACAGTGCAACCGAGTACCAATTACTTAGATTTCTGGAGGAATTGGTTGGGAAAATTCCTATAGTACACATCGATGATGTGTGTGATGCCCATATCTTCTGCATGGAAAAACCTTCAATAAGTGGTAGATTTTTGTGCGCAAGTTCATATGTTTCATCAGCAGAAATTGCTACTTACTACCAACAAAACTACCCAATATTTCAAGTGAAGCCAGAGTATGTAGCCATCTTTTTTCCAAAGgtgttttttcaaattttttttaagattaaaCTTCAAGATTAATGGGATTCTGGAATTCGGTTTCAGGTATTTGGATGGACCAAAAAGAGAAATTGTCTGGGGCTCTACAAAGCTTGAAGAGAAGGGTTTTGAATACAAGTACTGCACCAAGATGATATTAGATGATTGCATAAGGTGTGCAAGGAATAGAGGTGGCACTGACTTCCAATGACAAATGGTCCAGGCTTGTATAGGAGCTTTTTATGTATACTATCAGAATTGAATTTCGAATAGCAATTTGAATTTAcatttaaactttaaattatTGAATGAAAAATCACTTAATTAGAATGTTTTTACGTATtgattttacatatataaaaggtcgtacccagtgcacaaggctcccgctttacgcagggtctgggagaggtgaatgtcggctagccttacccccatttatggagaggctgctcctaagtctcgaacccaagacctaccgctcatgggcgaaggcacttgccatcgcaccaagtgcgacctcttattGATTTTAcatattgtagacatcgaaatttcggtaaataaatgttgaccgataaatcaaagtgtcaacgctcatgtattacataaattttacacgtagcgtgtgactcaacgaaaattgaaatgagttggaaaagtcatcaaataggacacgtgtcaacacctggcagaaacgacttatttcatctggaatattatattcaaaattaggccttggaaaattctataaatacaagcccatttcattcatttaggaggaaaccaaaatcattaggcaaaattcttgaagctctgaagctctgaaactccgaaactctcaagcatccaggttcccgaagaatcaagaaagcgttcttcgttcttcgttcatcgttcttccaagatcaagccccaaaggctttttggatcaacaatcatccaccaattcaagatcaagccccg from Malus domestica chromosome 01, GDT2T_hap1 includes:
- the LOC103413510 gene encoding NADPH HC-toxin reductase 1-like, which encodes MSMSTSYKVCVIGGAGYIGSWLVKQLLEKGYTVHATLRNWDDVSKVSLLKSLPDADDRLVLFEADIYNPIEFEHAIEGCEFVFHVATPLQHTENSQYKNITEAAIAGAKSIAECCLKSGTVKRLIYTASVVAASPLKEDGSGFGNLVDETCWTPLSLSFAGSNGHRKAYVDSKTLAEREILSYGNQKNGGLEVVTLACGLVGGDALLPFTSSSVAVFISQLTNSATEYQLLRFLEELVGKIPIVHIDDVCDAHIFCMEKPSISGRFLCASSYVSSAEIATYYQQNYPIFQVKPEYLDGPKREIVWGSTKLEEKGFEYKYCTKMILDDCIRCARNRGGTDFQ